A genomic segment from Triticum dicoccoides isolate Atlit2015 ecotype Zavitan chromosome 1A, WEW_v2.0, whole genome shotgun sequence encodes:
- the LOC119274364 gene encoding pre-mRNA-splicing ATP-dependent RNA helicase prp28-like isoform X2, with the protein MGRHRPVQDASPPPPPPPPPPRLAPLPTHCQVQSQPPQPSPSVPSQRDTLPSDSVETGKSPQSYLYDPSTESRVTVTPQPRLVVSSSGRFSLESQSDFSSNRFELLSLEEDGDDLPSASDSSGRHGGDNNDERDSGEGAVVARQHSSNDGSDNDVDIGDPFLTDRFGNLTSWRLSDLEAAADNYLEDEESETEVEEKKYSKKEMLKRDADRKKQYMEYALQKYNNDEDLAGEMRFVFDESKDEVFIIEGNMNFYEHFNFTAKQAGSTVLFFAEVIPDEGELCDVLCCKPLDSDDNGHCFGCKNQGSVDLRHPAGGSLYVGGHVDCEFPFMWDSIR; encoded by the exons ATGGGCCGTCATCGTCCTGTTCAGGATGcttcaccaccacctccacctccaccacctcctcctcgtctGGCTCCCCTTCCAACGCATTGCCAGGTACAATCTCAGCCACCCCAACCGAGCCCCAGTGTGCCTAGCCAGAGAGATACACTTCCTTCTGATTCGGTTGAAACCGGAAAGAGCCCTCAGAGTTATCTTTATGATCCCTCTACTGAATCTCGAGTGACAGTGACACCACAACCAAGACTGGT GGTTTCGAGCAGTGGTCGCTTTTCATTGGAGTCACAGTCGGATTTTAGCTCAAATAG ATTCGAATTACTATCGCTGGAAGAGGACGGCGATGATTTACCGTCTGCTTCTGACTCATCTGGCAG GCATGGTGGTGATAACAATGATGAACGAGATAGTGGTGAAGGTGCTGTTGTCGCTCGTCAACATAG TTCTAATGATGGTAGTGACAATGATGTGGATATCGGAGATCCTTTTCTTACCGATAGATTTGGAAATTTGACAAGTTGGAGGTTGAGTGATTTGGAGGCAGCAGCAGATAATTATCTTGAAGATGAAGAAAGTGAAACAGAGGTAGAAGAAAAGAAATATTCCAAAAAGGAAATGCTAAAGCGTGATGCGGACCGTAAGAAacagtacatggaatatgctttACAGAAATATAACAATGACGAGGATCTTGCTGGG GAGATGCGTTTTGTGTTTGATGAAAGTAAAGATGAAGTTTTCATTATTGAAGGAAACATGAACTTCTATGAACACTTCAACTTTACAGCTAAGCAGGCTGGTTCCACTGTTCTATTCTTTGCTGAAGTGATCCCAGACGAAGGAGAACTGTGTGATGTTCTTTGCTGCAAGCCTTTGGATTCTGATGACAATG GACATTGCTTTGGTTGTAAGAATCAAGGTTCTGTGGACTTGAGGCATCCAGCTGGCGGAAGTTTGTATGTTGGAGGTCATGTGGATTGCGAGTTCCCATTTATGTGGGATAGTATCA GATGA
- the LOC119274364 gene encoding pre-mRNA-splicing ATP-dependent RNA helicase prp28-like isoform X1, translating into MGRHRPVQDASPPPPPPPPPPRLAPLPTHCQVQSQPPQPSPSVPSQRDTLPSDSVETGKSPQSYLYDPSTESRVTVTPQPRLVVSSSGRFSLESQSDFSSNRFELLSLEEDGDDLPSASDSSGRHGGDNNDERDSGEGAVVARQHSSNDGSDNDVDIGDPFLTDRFGNLTSWRLSDLEAAADNYLEDEESETEVEEKKYSKKEMLKRDADRKKQYMEYALQKYNNDEDLAGEMRFVFDESKDEVFIIEGNMNFYEHFNFTAKQAGSTVLFFAEVIPDEGELCDVLCCKPLDSDDNGHCFGCKNQGSVDLRHPAGGSLYVGGHVDCEFPFMWDSISELL; encoded by the exons ATGGGCCGTCATCGTCCTGTTCAGGATGcttcaccaccacctccacctccaccacctcctcctcgtctGGCTCCCCTTCCAACGCATTGCCAGGTACAATCTCAGCCACCCCAACCGAGCCCCAGTGTGCCTAGCCAGAGAGATACACTTCCTTCTGATTCGGTTGAAACCGGAAAGAGCCCTCAGAGTTATCTTTATGATCCCTCTACTGAATCTCGAGTGACAGTGACACCACAACCAAGACTGGT GGTTTCGAGCAGTGGTCGCTTTTCATTGGAGTCACAGTCGGATTTTAGCTCAAATAG ATTCGAATTACTATCGCTGGAAGAGGACGGCGATGATTTACCGTCTGCTTCTGACTCATCTGGCAG GCATGGTGGTGATAACAATGATGAACGAGATAGTGGTGAAGGTGCTGTTGTCGCTCGTCAACATAG TTCTAATGATGGTAGTGACAATGATGTGGATATCGGAGATCCTTTTCTTACCGATAGATTTGGAAATTTGACAAGTTGGAGGTTGAGTGATTTGGAGGCAGCAGCAGATAATTATCTTGAAGATGAAGAAAGTGAAACAGAGGTAGAAGAAAAGAAATATTCCAAAAAGGAAATGCTAAAGCGTGATGCGGACCGTAAGAAacagtacatggaatatgctttACAGAAATATAACAATGACGAGGATCTTGCTGGG GAGATGCGTTTTGTGTTTGATGAAAGTAAAGATGAAGTTTTCATTATTGAAGGAAACATGAACTTCTATGAACACTTCAACTTTACAGCTAAGCAGGCTGGTTCCACTGTTCTATTCTTTGCTGAAGTGATCCCAGACGAAGGAGAACTGTGTGATGTTCTTTGCTGCAAGCCTTTGGATTCTGATGACAATG GACATTGCTTTGGTTGTAAGAATCAAGGTTCTGTGGACTTGAGGCATCCAGCTGGCGGAAGTTTGTATGTTGGAGGTCATGTGGATTGCGAGTTCCCATTTATGTGGGATAGTATCAGTGAGTTACTGTAA